A region from the Oceanidesulfovibrio marinus genome encodes:
- the pstA gene encoding phosphate ABC transporter permease PstA, with protein MNRQTMDNEAPVNNNGNSFHGLLPAEQHKRILRKRHAAEFRFKMYGIAAVLVSILLLATLLLTIGVNGYSAFQQTYMKLDLTLDANDIPADDLAHANYQGVVKSSLRKMFPDVSGRRELRKLYSLVSSGAAFQLRDKVLDDPGLVGQTISLWVPADDDVDMYMKGHLDESVPADQRRLNPDQVEWINKLRAEDRIEKRFNTTLFTAGDSREPELAGIWGATVGSFYTLVVTLLLSFPIGVAAATYLEEFAPTNRWTDFIEVNINNLAAVPSIVFGLLGLAVFLNFFGLPRSAPLVGGLVLTLMTLPTIIISSRAAIKAVPPSIREAALGIGSSKMQTVLNHVLPLALPGILTGTIIGMAQALGETAPLLMIGMVAFIVDIPGGFTDPSTVLPVQIYLWSDSPERAFLERTSAAIMVLLAFLIAMNAVAILLRKRFERQW; from the coding sequence GAATAGGCAGACTATGGATAACGAAGCGCCCGTGAACAACAACGGCAACAGCTTCCACGGCCTGCTGCCTGCGGAACAGCACAAGCGCATCCTCAGGAAGCGCCACGCCGCCGAGTTCCGCTTCAAGATGTACGGCATCGCCGCCGTCCTGGTGAGCATCCTGCTGCTGGCCACGCTGCTGTTGACCATTGGCGTGAACGGCTACTCGGCCTTCCAGCAGACGTACATGAAGCTCGATCTCACGCTGGACGCCAACGACATCCCTGCCGACGATCTGGCCCACGCCAACTACCAGGGCGTGGTCAAGAGCTCGCTCAGGAAGATGTTCCCGGACGTGAGCGGCCGCCGCGAGCTGCGCAAGCTCTACTCCCTGGTTTCCAGCGGCGCCGCCTTTCAGCTTCGCGACAAGGTGCTGGATGACCCCGGCCTGGTGGGCCAGACCATCTCCTTGTGGGTTCCGGCCGACGACGATGTGGACATGTACATGAAAGGCCACCTTGACGAGAGTGTGCCTGCGGATCAGCGCCGTCTGAACCCGGATCAGGTGGAGTGGATCAACAAGCTGCGCGCCGAGGACCGCATCGAGAAGCGCTTCAACACCACGCTTTTCACGGCGGGCGACTCCCGCGAGCCCGAGCTCGCCGGCATCTGGGGCGCCACGGTGGGTTCCTTCTACACCCTGGTGGTCACGCTGCTCCTCTCCTTCCCCATCGGCGTGGCTGCGGCCACCTATCTGGAAGAGTTCGCGCCCACCAACAGATGGACCGACTTCATCGAGGTCAACATCAACAACCTCGCGGCCGTGCCCTCCATCGTCTTCGGTCTGCTGGGCCTGGCCGTGTTCCTCAACTTCTTCGGTCTGCCGCGCTCGGCTCCGCTGGTGGGTGGCCTGGTGCTCACGCTGATGACGCTGCCGACCATTATCATCTCCAGCCGCGCAGCCATCAAGGCCGTGCCGCCGTCGATCCGCGAGGCCGCCCTGGGCATCGGTTCCTCCAAGATGCAGACCGTGCTCAACCACGTGCTGCCCCTGGCCCTGCCCGGCATCCTTACCGGAACCATCATCGGCATGGCCCAGGCCCTGGGCGAGACGGCCCCGCTGCTGATGATCGGCATGGTCGCGTTCATCGTGGACATCCCGGGCGGCTTTACCGACCCGTCCACGGTGCTGCCCGTGCAGATCTACCTCTGGTCGGACAGCCCGGAGCGCGCGTTCCTGGAGCGCACCTCCGCCGCGATCATGGTGCTGCTGGCGTTCCTCATCGCCATGAACGCCGTGGCCATCCTCTTGCGCAAACGTTTTGAACGGCAATGGTAG